From Elaeis guineensis isolate ETL-2024a chromosome 16, EG11, whole genome shotgun sequence, a single genomic window includes:
- the LOC140854352 gene encoding LOW QUALITY PROTEIN: zinc finger BED domain-containing protein RICESLEEPER 2-like (The sequence of the model RefSeq protein was modified relative to this genomic sequence to represent the inferred CDS: deleted 1 base in 1 codon), with the protein MSESKIGENETMEHIRNEGDKNEDNSEIDCDKNSKKRSWVWTHFIEEKKSDGSIAICKYCKKMLSGSMKGGTSHLKRHLENVCKKYQKNPVNQMLIVASSKDSVKSFKFNQEESRKLLAKFIICAELPFRVIEHPVFSDFMRSVQPLFNIIGRKTVRNDCIALYQAERKKLFDTFKKLSSRVSFTTDIWTSNQKIGYISLTAHYIDSDFILHKKIISFKKLPYPHTSFAIEDAIGKCLLEWELDSKICAITLDNCSTNDAVIRRIQDHFSYGMLFNGEYSHIRCCAHILNIMVQDGMKIIHEAIECIREIIRYVSASPSRMQGFNEIAQHMRLPIKKGLNLDVATRWNSTYEMLTDAITYKDIFIRYATEHSCICPSNDEWKQADVILKFLEGFLDATKVFSGYKYLTSNFYIKEVWRIRALLMNENVDTNYNYDILKQLTNETQKKFNKYWSQCNILLVVASILDPRSKLIFIEFCYQMTFDAEESKKKIDDIRACLYKFYNEYADATRVQMQSSIGSSELAAGFDGQKDINLVSTFNLSKIKFGMDFVQFRNQSSSKRPKRSELDSYLDDDVLSDLRDKQFDILTWWKSNAAIYPILSRMARDILAIPVSTVSSESAFSTGGRVVDQYRSSLSPSTVEVLVCTQDWLREEYDKGI; encoded by the exons ATGTCTGAATCTAAAATTGGTGAAAATGAGACTATGGAACATATAAGGAACGAAGGTGACAAAAATGAAGATAATTCTGAAATTGATTGTGACAAAAATTCTAAGAAAAGATCTTGGGTATGGACTCATTTTATcgaggaa aaaaaatctgatggatCAATAGCTATATGCAAATATTGTAAAAAGATGTTAAGTGGTAGTATGAAAGGAGGAACAAGTCATCTTAAACGGCATCTTGAAAATGTTTGCAAGAAATATCAAAAGAATCCAGTTAATCAAATGTTGATAGTAGCAAGTTCAAAAGATTCGGTGAAGTCTTTTAAATTCAATCAAGAAGAGAGCAGAAAATTACTTGCAAAATTTATCATATGTGCCGAGCTTCCATTTCGTGTTATTGAGCATCCtgttttttcagattttatgagaTCTGTTCAgccattatttaatattattggtCGTAAGACAGTAAGAAATGACTGTATAGCTTTATACCAAGCAGAaaggaaaaaattatttgatacatTTAAGAAATTAAGTTCTCGGGTTAGTTTCACTACTGATATTTGGACATCAAATCAGAAAATTGGTTATATTTCTCTCACGGCACATTATATTGATTCTGACTTTATTCTGCATAAGAAGATAATTAGTTTTAAGAAACTACCATACCCTCATACAAGTTTTGCAATTGAAGATGCTATTGGAAAGTGTCTTCTTGAATGGGAACTAGATTCTAAAATATGTGCTATTACTTTAGATAATTGCTCCACAAATGATGCTGTAATTAGAAGGattcaagatcatttttcttacGGAATGTTATTTAATGGGGAGTATAGTCATATTAGATGCTGTGCACATATATTAAACATTATGGTTCAAGATGggatgaaaataattcatgaagctATTGAATGCATAAGAGAGATTATTAGATATGTATCTGCATCTCCATCTCGAATGCAAGGATTTAATGAAATTGCACAACATATGAGACTTCCTATTAAAAAAGGGCTTAATTTGGATGTTGCTACAAGATGGAATTCCACTTATGAAATGTTGACTGATGCAATtacttataaagatatttttattagataTGCAACTGAGCATTCATGCATATGTCCTAGCAACGATGAATGGAAACAAGCTGatgtaattcttaaatttttagaagGCTTTCTAGATGCCACTAAAGTATTTTCTGGTTACAAGTATCTCACATCTAATTTCTACATAAAAGAAGTTTGGAGAATTAGGGCTTTATTGATGAATGAGAATGTTGATACCAATTATAATTATGATATACTAAAGCAGTTAACAAATGAGACGCAAAAGAAGTTCAACAAATATTGGTCTCAGTGCAATATTTTATTGGTCGTTGCTTCTATTTTGGATCCGAGGTCAAAGTTGATATTTATAGAGTTTTGTTATCAAATGACATTTGATGCAGAAGAGAGCAAGAAGAAGATTGATGATATTCGTGCTtgtctttataaattttataatgagtATGCAGATGCAACAAGAGTGCAGATGCAGTCTTCTATAGGTTCAAGTGAGCTAGCAGCTGGTTTTGATGGACAAAAGGATATAAATTTAGTTTCTACTTTTAATTTGAGTAAAATAAAATTTGGCATGGATTTTGTTCAGTTTAGAAATCAAAGTTCTTCGAAAAGGCCAAAGAGATCAGAGCTAGATAGTTATTTGGATGATGATGTACTTTCTGATTTGAGAGACAAACAGTTTGATATCTTGACATGGTGGAAGAGCAATGCAGCAATCTATCCTATATTATCGAGAATGGCAAGAGACATTCTCGCTATTCCAGTCTCTACTGTTTCATCAGAATCGGCATTCAGTACTGGCGGTAGAGTTGTAGATCAGTATCGGAGTTCATTGAGCCCATCTACTGTTGAGGTCTTAGTTTGTACTCAAGATTGGCTTCGTGAAGAATATGATAAaggtatataa
- the LOC105059543 gene encoding protein DMR6-LIKE OXYGENASE 2 yields MVTTPSKLLLADIAQTCSSIPSNFIRPISDRPNLHDVKTSDASIPLIDLQGLAGPGRSKLIKEIGAACLKDGFFQVKNHGIPESVIDNMLCVSKEFFHLPEHERLKNYSDDPMKTSRLSTSFNIKTEKVGSWRDYLRLHCYPLEDFVHEWPGNPSAFRQVVSEYCKHVRELALRILEAISESLGLESDSMNKVLGSHAQHMAINYYPPCPQPELTYGLPGHKDPNVITLLLQDGVSGLQVLRDGKWVAINPEPYNLVINLGDQMQVLSNGKYKSVLHRAVVNSNSERISVPTFYCPSPDAVIKPPESLVDEEHPSIYRSFTYAEYYEKFWDHGLNSESCLDMFKAG; encoded by the exons ATGGTCACTACCCCCTCCAAGCTCCTCCTCGCTGACATAGCTCAGACTTGTAGCTCCATCCCCTCCAACTTCATTCGTCCAATCTCCGACCGCCCCAATCTACATGATGTGAAAACCTCAGACGCATCAATCCCACTCATAGACCTTCAAGGCCTCGCCGGCCCCGGACGCAGCAAATTAATCAAAGAAATTGGTGCTGCATGCCTGAAGGATGGATTCTTCCAA GTCAAGAACCATGGCATCCCTGAGTCGGTGATCGACAACATGTTATGTGTATCAAAGGAATTCTTCCATTTGCCGGAGCATGAAAGATTGAAGAACTACTCCGATGACCCCATGAAGACGTCTAGGCTCTCCACGAGCTTCAACATCAAAACTGAAAAGGTTGGCAGCTGGAGGGACTATTTGAGGCTCCATTGCTACCCTCTCGAAGATTTCGTCCATGAGTGGCCCGGCAACCCTTCAGCCTTCAG GCAAGTCGTCAGTGAGTACTGTAAACATGTGAGAGAGCTGGCTCTGCGAATTTTGGAGGCCATTTCAGAGAGTTTGGGTCTGGAAAGCGACTCCATGAATAAAGTGTTGGGCAGCCATGCACAGCACATGGCCATAAACTACTACCCACCATGCCCACAACCGGAGCTGACCTATGGATTACCAGGCCATAAAGATCCCAACGTCATCACTCTTTTGTTGCAAGATGGAGTTTCTGGCCTGCAAGTGCTTCGTGATGGGAAATGGGTTGCCATTAACCCTGAACCGTATAACTTGGTAATCAACCTCGGCGATCAGATGCAG GTACTCAGCAATGGCAAGTACAAAAGCGTGCTCCACCGAGCAGTTGTTAACAGCAATTCTGAGAGGATCTCAGTTCCTACTTTCTACTGTCCATCTCCTGATGCTGTGATAAAACCACCAGAATCACTTGTTGATGAAGAGCATCCTTCAATCTATAGGAGCTTCACCTATGCAGAATATTATGAGAAGTTTTGGGACCATGGATTGAATTCCGAGAGCTGTCTTGACATGTTTAAAGCCGGCTAG